The Streptococcus oralis genome segment GATGATGGAGCAACATTTGGAGAATCTGACACTCTTTCTTTGCAAGGCGAATGATTTCAGTAGAGTTGCTTATTTCAAAACTATCTGCATCAAACTGGATATTTTTAAAATTTTGTACGAGGTTATCAATTTCTCTTCGATCTTCTGACTGATGTTCACCACTTTGGCGTAATTGAACAGTGACTCTGGCAAAGACTTCGTCCAAATCAAAAGGTTTTACTACATAATCATTGGCACCGTCTAGTAGATATTGGCTGATGAGCTTTTTATCACCTAAAGCAGTAAGCATGATGACCGGAGTCTGACTAGTTTGTCGAATAGCTTGCAAGACTTGGTCGCCATTTTTCCCAGGGAGCATGATATCTAGCAAGACGAGATCGATGCCACCTTTGTCAAATTGTATTATACCTTCTGTCCCAGAAAATGCTTGAATCACCTCGTGTTCCTCTGCAAGAAGGGTTCTTAAAATTTCCTGGATGTCATTATTATCTTCAATTACAAGAATGCTCGCCATAAACCTCGTCCTTTCTAAAACTATTATAACATGTTTTATTAGGAATTCCAGATACAGAAAAGCTCCTCTAACATTTTAAGCAAGAAGGAGCTAATAAATTGAATCTACTTAACCAAATAAGCAATCAAGGTTATAATCCATAGATGAGCTGGGTAGAAAATATAAAAGAAATATTTATTCCAGCTAGTTTCCTTTCCTCGCTGTCCATTATACAAGGCCATAAAAGGAAATACAGTGATAAAGAGCCAGTCAGAATTGTAAAGCATCATTTCCAAGGTTTGGTACCAAGTATCATAGGTATGGATAGAAGTCACTAATAGAAAGGCCCAAAGGAGAGTATAGAGGAGATTTCGCAATCCCTTACGATTCCGACAAGAGTAACTAATCAAGAGAAATGGTAGCATAGTGATACCACCCTCAGTAAAAAGACTACCAAATATCAGAATACCCGCAACCCCAATCCGACGCCACAACTTCTCTTTTTTATCCAGCTCTTTTCTGGGAAAACCAATCAAAAGCATGGTGACACCGATGGCCAAAGTCAAGAAAATGTTACTATTGACCATTACCCCTTTAGCTGCAAATAGGGTATTGAGGAGGCTATTTCCTGCGAACATGACAAGCGCCCAACTCCAGAGACGGATGAGATAGTTTTTCAAATTTCGAGTATGGATAAAACCTTCCATAGCCATATACGCAAACCAAACTCCCACACAACGGGTCATAGCGTGGAAAATACCTTCCCACAGAGGAGAAACGATTCCGGTAATATGAGGGACATGGTCTAGAACCATTACTGCTGCCATCAGATACTTCAACTGCGTCGCATTCCATTTTTTCATAATAAATCTCTTTCTTTTTGATCTACATAGAGTATAGCATACATTTCCACGTATAATCGTACACCCATCTTACATTTAAAAAGCCTATCTTACATTTTTGTAAGACAGGCGTGAATATCAAAAGTTTATTCTGAAAGTTACCTTCTAGTCGGTAATCCGTTGATACATTTCTGGTCTCCTATCACGAAACAAGCCCCAGTTTAGGCGTTCGCTTTCTCCCTTGTCAAGCTCATAAGTGGCTACCAAAACAGCTTCACCTTGTCTTTCAGCTCTCTCTAAAATAGCTCCTGTTTCATCCGTCATAAAGGAGGAACCGTAGAAGTCAAGACTGGAACTTTGTCCACCATTTTCCTCGCTAGGAGTGACTTCCTCCAAACCATAACGATTGGCTGCAATGACTGGGACAATATTCGCTGCTGCGTGGCCTTGCATCGTACGTTGCCAGTGCCCACAACTGTCTGTATCCAGAATTGGCTCTGAACCGATGGCTGTTGGATAAAAGAGCAATTCAGCACCATTCAATGCAAGACAGCGCGCTGTTTCGGGGAACCATTGATCCCAACAGATACCGATACCAATCTTAGCATAGCGAGTATCCCAGACCTTGAAACCAGTGTTACCAGGCGTAAAGTAAAACTTTTCTTGATAATAATGGTCATCTGGTATGTGGGTCTTTCGATAAACACCCAGCACTTCCCCATCAGCATCAATGACGGCGATAGAGTTATACAAGACATTGCCATCTTTTTCATAGAAACTAATCGGCAGAACAACTTCTAGTTCCTTAGCAATCGATTTAAAATGTTGAATAGCTGTATTTTCTATCACCGACTGGGCATACTGGTAGTAGTCATACTGGCGTTCCTGACAGAAATAGGGACGTTCAAACAACTCTGGTAAGAGGATGATTTGTGCACCTTTGTCTGCAGCTTGACGTACTAAACGCTCCGCTGTTTGGATATTTGTTGCTACATCCTTGGCACATTGCATCTGGATTGCTGCAACTCTTACATTTCTCATCTTTTTCTCCTATTCAGGGATTTGTTGGGTGATACAGTGGATATTGCCACCACCTAAAAGAATATCTCTAGCTGGTATTCCGACAACTTTACGATCTGGGAAACAGTTGCTGAGGATATCTAGGGCCACTTGGTCGTTTACATCCTCAAACTGGGGAACCAAGACAGATTTGTTGGCAATATAAAAATTGACATAGGAAGCTGCAAGACGTTCACCTGCATAACGCTCTTCTTCCCCTTCTTCATAGATGTAGCCTGGCAAATCCTCTTCGGTTACAACTTGATGAAGCGCTGGGATTGGCAATTTATGAATAGTGAAGGGACGCCCTTTTGCATCTGTTTCCTTCTCTAAAAGAGCTAAATCAGCTACAGACATAGCATACTGGGGATCGTTTTGATCATCTGTCCAAGCTAAGACAAGTTCCGCAGGACCAACAAAGGCAGCAACATTGTCAACATGTTCATTGGTTTCGTCCTGATAAATACCGTAAGGAAGCCAAATAACTTTTTCGGCACCAAGACTCTCTAATAAGGTGTTTTCAATTTGCTCTTTAGACAGGTGGGGATTGCGTCCAGGACTTAGAAGACAACTTTCAGTCACAAGAATGGTTCCTTGACCATCACTATGTATCGCGCCGCCTTCCAGTACAAAAGGTTTGGCATCATAGACAGGCATTTCCAAGAAATCAGCAAAACGACTGGCTACTTGGTCATCATCTTCATAATCTTGGTAGAGGCCATCGACTGCACCACCCCAGGCATTGAAAGACCAATCGACGGCCAACTTTTCTCTTTTATCATTGACGAGAATAGTCGGACCCGTATCACGTGCCCAGGCATCATTTGTCGGAATTTCTAGATAAACAACCTTGTCTCCAAGATAAGATTGGGCTTCAGATAGATGGTCCTGGTCCACCAAAAGATAAACAGTTTCCCCTTCTGCTATGGTCTTTATAATTTGGCTAAATGCTCTTTTGGCAGCTTTTCCTTGAGAGGGCCATGAACCTGGTCTAGTCGGCCAGATCATGAGGGTTCCATGATGTGGTTCGTACTCTGCTGGCATACGATAGCCTAATTTTTTTGGACTGTCCATCATGATAATCTCCCTTTAAAGTCTTGATAACCGAAGGCTTTGACTAAACTGCAGTCTCCCTGCTCGTCCATAAGATAGAGACTTGGCAAGCCAATACCGTTAAAAGTATTATTTTTGACAAAGGAGTAAATAGCCATGTCTTCAAAGTAAAGTCTGTCTCCAATCTCAACTGGATTTTCAAAACTATAGTCGCCAATCACATCGCCTGTTAGACAAGTATTGGAAGAAAGTCTATAGGTATGGGCTTTTTCCTGAGCCTCAAATCCATTTCTCAAAGGTGGACGATAGGGCATCTCAAGTACATCTGGCATATGGCAGGTCGCGGAGGCATCTAAAACCAAGATCTCCATACCGTTTTCTACAATATCCAATACTTCAGTTGCTAGATAACCCGCATTGAGCGCAATAGCTTCACCCGGCTCGATGTAGACTTCAAGATCGTAAGTTTCTCGGATACGCTTGATTTCAGAAATCAGCAAATCGATATCATAGTCTTCTCTTGTAATGTGGTGGCCACCGCCCATATTGAGCCATTTAACCTCATGTAAATAAGGACCAAACTGCGCTTCTACAGCTTTCAAAGTTGTCTCTAAATCATCTGCCCCTTGCTCACAAAGAGTATGAAAATGAAGGCCGTCTACCAAGTCCAGCAAATCACTCGGTATCTTGTCTAGGGTAACTCCAAAACGGGAGCCAGGTGCACAAGGATCGTAGAGCGCGTGGTCACCCTGCGTTGAACATTGAGGATTGATGCGCAAACCGACACTGATACCAGCCTCACGACAACGAGCACCATGTTTATGCAACTGTCTCTCAGAGTTAAAAACAATATGGTCCGTTATCTCCAGCAATTCCTCCAAGTCCGTATCCTTGAAAGCTGGCGCAAAGACATGAACTTCCCCCGGAAATTCTTCTCTAGCGAGCTTAGCTTCATAGAGACCACTAGCCGTCGTACCAGAGAGATACTGGCTGATCAAGGGATAGGTTTTGTAGAGTGAATAAGCCTTCTGGGCAAGCAAAACCTTGCAACCGCCCTCTTCTTGTACATATTGTAGAATGCGGCAGTTGGCTTCTAACTTTGCCAAGTCAATGACGTAAGCTGGTGTTGGTACCTGTTCTAGCTTCATTAGTCCACCATTTGTGGATTTTCAACCACAACCCAAGGCAATCCGTACTCATTCAAAGCTTCCATGAATGGATCTGGATCCAATTCTTCAAGGTTATATACTCCAGGTTGTTTCCAAGTTCCATTCATCACTAATTTGGTCCCAATCATGGCTGGAACGCCTGTCGTGTAAGAAATTGCTTGTGAACCAACTTCTGCATAACATTCCTGATGGTCGCAAACATTGTAGATATAGATAGTCTTTTCAACGCCGTCTTTGATACCTGTAAAGATACAACCGATATTGGTTTTACCAACTGTGCGTGGACCAAGGCTGGCTGGATCTGGAAGCAAGGCTTTCAAAAATTGGATTGGCACAATTTCTTGACCGTTAAAGTTAATGGTATCCGTACGAAGGAGTCCGACATTTTCCAAGCATTTCATGTGCGTTAGATAAGATTGCCCAAAGGTCATAAAGAAACGAATGCGTTTAACACCTGGAATGTTTTTCGCCAATGATTCAATTTCTTCATGGTGAAGGAGATACATGTCTTTCTGTCCAACTTGAGGGAAATCATACTCACGTTTGATAGACATGGCTTCGACTTCGACCCATTTTCCATCTTCCCAGTAAGAACCTGGCGCAGAAACCTCGCGGAGATTGATTTCTGGATTAAAATTCGTCGCAAATGGATAACCGTGATCTCCACCATTACAGTCTAAAATGTCGATATAGTGGATTTCATCAAAATAGTGTTTCAAAGCATAAGCTGAAAAGACACTGGTCACACCTGGGTCAAAACCAGAACCAAGAAGAGCTGTCAAGCCTGCTTCTTTGAATTTCTCCTGATAAGCCCACTGCCATGAGTAGTCAAAGTAAGCTGTAAAACCTAGTTCCTTGCAACGTTTTTCATAAATGGCGCGCCATTCAGGGTCTTCTGTATTCTCAGCCTCATAGTTGGCAGTATCTATATAGTGGACACCTGTCGCCAAACAAGCATCCATGATAGTTAAGTCTTGGTATGGCAGAGCTACGTTCAAAACGGCTTCTGGTTTGTAGCTTTCAATCAAAGCAATCACTTCTTCTACCTTATCAGCATCAAGAGCAGCTGTTTCAATCTTTGTACTTGTTTTGCCTTCTAATTTAGCCTTCAAATCATCACATTTTGACTTTGTACGGCTAGCAATCATAATCTCTGTAAAGGTTTCGCTATCTTGACAAATCTTTGAAATGGCAACTTGGGCAACGCCCCCACATCCAATGACTAATAAACGACTCATTTTTTCCCTTCCTCTTCTTCTAAAATGTCTTCTACATACTTAGGCAACATAAAGGCTCCCACATGTAAGTTTGCAGTGTAGTATTCTGTGAAAAGCTGGCGTTTTTTCCAGCCTTCCTTATCAAAATCTTTAACAGGGTGGTATTTTTTCGATGCAAATCCAAATAGCCAATAGCCAGCTGGACTGGTTGGGATGTGCGCCTGATAAACCCGACTGATTGGAAAGGCTTGATTGACCTTACGGTGCATGCTTCGGCAAGCTGACTCATCTTCGTCAAAGAAAGGACTACCATGCTGATAAATCATGATACCGTCTTCTTTGAGAGCTCTGTAACTGTTTCCATAAAATTCCTTGGTAAAGAGCCCTTCCGTATGTCCAAATGGATCCGTCGCATCGTTGATAATGATATCGTAATCATCCTCACAGTTTCTCAAAAATCTCAGTCCATTTTGATAATAAATCGTAACACGAGGGTCATCTAGCCCTGCAGCAAAGTCTGGGAAATACTCACGACAAACCTCAACAAGCATTTCATCTGGTTCCACGATATCGATTTGCTCCAGTTCAGGATAGAGTGTTAATACTTGGGCAACTCCGCCGTCGCCCCCCCCTATAACCAAGACTTTCTTTGGATTGGGATGGACAGCCATCGGTACGTGGACGGTCATTTCATTGTAGACAAAATCATCTGCATCTGAAAACAAGACATGGCCATTTAAGATTAATATTTTCCCAAAAGCGGGAGTATCTAATACTTCTATATCCTGCCATTCACTTTTTCCAGCGTAGAGTTGCTTAGCTGTTCTCAAAGATAATTTCACATCTGGAGTATGAACTTCAGAAAACCACAAATCCATCTAGTTCTCCTTTCTATCAATAACGTTGATGTGATTGACTTCTGGATCTTCCGTCCCTTGGAGGGAGCAACCACGTTCTTTGGCAAATAGGATATAATCCACAATTTCTCGTGTAATACGTTCACCTGGTGCTAGGATTGGAATCCCTGGAGGATAGCACATGACAAATTCCCCACAGACCTGTCCAACAGACTCATCCAAGGTTAAACTTCTTCTCTCTGAATAGAAGGCTTCCTGAGGAGATAGCACTAACTCTGGTTGGATATATTCTCCAGCAATCAAGTCCTTTCCATCTCTTGAATAGAGTCTCTTAATATCAGCTAAAGCACCGACCAGACGCTCTATGTCTTGGATGCGGTCGCCGATGGAAATATAAGCCAAGATATTGCCAATATCCCCAAACTCAATCTGAATATCATATTCGTCTCGCAGGAGGTCATAAACTTCGATACCTGTTAAGCCAATACCCTGAGTGTAGACTGACAGCTTGGTCACGTCAAAATCACAGACCGACACACCGTCTATTAACTCTTTTGAGTAGGCATAGTAACCACCGATAGCATTGATTTCACGACGAGCATACTCGGATAGTTCAATAACCTTCTCAAAAGACTCTTTACCACGAAGAGCTAGATTACGACGTGAAATATCAAGGCTTGCCATCAACAAGTAAGAGGCAGATGTAGACTGGGTCAGGTTAATGATCTGTCGAACATATTCAGGATTCATATGCTCCCCGATAAGCAGGATGGAGCTCTGGGTCAAACTCCCACCAGACTTATGCATAGAGACCGCCGCCATATCAGCGCCAGCGTCCATAGCAGATAGTGGCAATTTGTCTGTAAAATGCAAATGCGCTCCATGGGCTTCATCCACTAAAACCAGCATGCCAGCTTCATGAGCCATTTCCGTTAAACTCTTGAGGTCTGAACAAATCCCATAGTAGGTAGGATTGTTGATTAGGATAGCTTTAGCATCCGGATGTTCCTTGATGGCCTGTGCAACACGGTCATTTTCAAGACCTAAAGCGATGCCAATTTTAGGATCTACACTCATCTCGATATAGATGGGAATGGCACCACATAGAACCAGCGCATTGATAGCAGATTTGTGAACATTTCGCGGCAGAATAATCTTATCTCCAGCCTTGCAGGTGGAAAGAATCATAGTTTGAACAGATGATGTTGTTCCACCAATCATGAGAAAGGCATGCGCTGCTCCAAAAGCATCCGCAGCCAGCTCCTCTGCATCTCGAATAATCGAAATGGGATGGCCTAGATTATCCAAGGGTTTCATAGAATTGACATCAATGCCAACACATTTTTCTCCCAACAATTCAACAAGTTCTGGATTTCCCCGTCCGCGTTTATGACCTGGTACATCAAAGGGAACAATCCTTTTCTTTCGTAACTTAATCAGACCTTCATAAATAGGGGCCTGGTTCTGATCTAACTTTATCAAGACATACTCCTTTACCATATTTTTAGCGCCTAAAAAAATGAAGGCGACCAAAGCTTGACTTATGAAAAAAGAGCAGGTTTTCACCTGCTCTGCAATCTTCTGACGTTTTTATTTTGGTTTCTGTTGAGTATGTCTGTTCCCGATGTTTCCTAACTCTCTAGTAGCAAATATTACGTACTTTATTGATCGTTTCACAAGATGACGTGTGCTTTCACCACACTAAAATTTATGAATTAGGACAAGCGTCCTAACATCAACTTATAAAAGTAGGCTTTTAACCCTATCAATAATGTGGCTTTTCAACCACGCTTCGGCATTCAACCCTGCCTGTCCGTAGGCATTTTTTACTCGGGTTTATATTTGCTAGAAAACATCATCTCATTTTCTAAGCCTTATAACTATATCATGTTTACAAGAGCTTGTAAAGTACTTTTTTAAAATTTTCTTAAATTTTGTTCGCGAATAGTTAAATTACCACCCAAAAGTTAAAGTTTAATCAACTGAAAATGATTACAAAAGGAACTAATTTTTTAGTTCCTCTCAAAATTATTTAATCTTATGCTTATTCATTTTTTCTTGGAAAATATCTGTAATGATTTGGCGCAATTCTTCTCTTTCCTTCTCAGGAATCTCACCACTTCTCTTGGCAACTGCGTAGAGCTCTGGATGTTCGATAGAAATACGCTTTATTGTCCGAGTTGTTGCGTGGTTTCTCACAAAAAATGGGATGCGTTTGATCCATTCCTGAGGTACTAGGGCAAGGATTTTCGCAGCGGTTTCCTTATCGCTAATTTCAGATGTTGTCAATCCCTGCCTTATCATCTCCTGTTCTTTTTCTGTAAAATCTTTTAATTCCATTTCCTTCTCCTAGCCAGTAAAT includes the following:
- the aguA gene encoding agmatine deiminase yields the protein MMDSPKKLGYRMPAEYEPHHGTLMIWPTRPGSWPSQGKAAKRAFSQIIKTIAEGETVYLLVDQDHLSEAQSYLGDKVVYLEIPTNDAWARDTGPTILVNDKREKLAVDWSFNAWGGAVDGLYQDYEDDDQVASRFADFLEMPVYDAKPFVLEGGAIHSDGQGTILVTESCLLSPGRNPHLSKEQIENTLLESLGAEKVIWLPYGIYQDETNEHVDNVAAFVGPAELVLAWTDDQNDPQYAMSVADLALLEKETDAKGRPFTIHKLPIPALHQVVTEEDLPGYIYEEGEEERYAGERLAASYVNFYIANKSVLVPQFEDVNDQVALDILSNCFPDRKVVGIPARDILLGGGNIHCITQQIPE
- a CDS encoding aminotransferase class I/II-fold pyridoxal phosphate-dependent enzyme, with amino-acid sequence MIKLDQNQAPIYEGLIKLRKKRIVPFDVPGHKRGRGNPELVELLGEKCVGIDVNSMKPLDNLGHPISIIRDAEELAADAFGAAHAFLMIGGTTSSVQTMILSTCKAGDKIILPRNVHKSAINALVLCGAIPIYIEMSVDPKIGIALGLENDRVAQAIKEHPDAKAILINNPTYYGICSDLKSLTEMAHEAGMLVLVDEAHGAHLHFTDKLPLSAMDAGADMAAVSMHKSGGSLTQSSILLIGEHMNPEYVRQIINLTQSTSASYLLMASLDISRRNLALRGKESFEKVIELSEYARREINAIGGYYAYSKELIDGVSVCDFDVTKLSVYTQGIGLTGIEVYDLLRDEYDIQIEFGDIGNILAYISIGDRIQDIERLVGALADIKRLYSRDGKDLIAGEYIQPELVLSPQEAFYSERRSLTLDESVGQVCGEFVMCYPPGIPILAPGERITREIVDYILFAKERGCSLQGTEDPEVNHINVIDRKEN
- the speE gene encoding polyamine aminopropyltransferase — its product is MDLWFSEVHTPDVKLSLRTAKQLYAGKSEWQDIEVLDTPAFGKILILNGHVLFSDADDFVYNEMTVHVPMAVHPNPKKVLVIGGGDGGVAQVLTLYPELEQIDIVEPDEMLVEVCREYFPDFAAGLDDPRVTIYYQNGLRFLRNCEDDYDIIINDATDPFGHTEGLFTKEFYGNSYRALKEDGIMIYQHGSPFFDEDESACRSMHRKVNQAFPISRVYQAHIPTSPAGYWLFGFASKKYHPVKDFDKEGWKKRQLFTEYYTANLHVGAFMLPKYVEDILEEEEGKK
- the nspC gene encoding carboxynorspermidine decarboxylase; translated protein: MKLEQVPTPAYVIDLAKLEANCRILQYVQEEGGCKVLLAQKAYSLYKTYPLISQYLSGTTASGLYEAKLAREEFPGEVHVFAPAFKDTDLEELLEITDHIVFNSERQLHKHGARCREAGISVGLRINPQCSTQGDHALYDPCAPGSRFGVTLDKIPSDLLDLVDGLHFHTLCEQGADDLETTLKAVEAQFGPYLHEVKWLNMGGGHHITREDYDIDLLISEIKRIRETYDLEVYIEPGEAIALNAGYLATEVLDIVENGMEILVLDASATCHMPDVLEMPYRPPLRNGFEAQEKAHTYRLSSNTCLTGDVIGDYSFENPVEIGDRLYFEDMAIYSFVKNNTFNGIGLPSLYLMDEQGDCSLVKAFGYQDFKGRLS
- a CDS encoding response regulator transcription factor, translated to MASILVIEDNNDIQEILRTLLAEEHEVIQAFSGTEGIIQFDKGGIDLVLLDIMLPGKNGDQVLQAIRQTSQTPVIMLTALGDKKLISQYLLDGANDYVVKPFDLDEVFARVTVQLRQSGEHQSEDRREIDNLVQNFKNIQFDADSFEISNSTEIIRLAKKECQILQMLLHHPKKIFTKEELYELIWEESYLPGDNTLNTHLSNLRKKLYQLDPNHEYIETIWGVGVRLKGDK
- the aguB gene encoding N-carbamoylputrescine amidase, which codes for MRNVRVAAIQMQCAKDVATNIQTAERLVRQAADKGAQIILLPELFERPYFCQERQYDYYQYAQSVIENTAIQHFKSIAKELEVVLPISFYEKDGNVLYNSIAVIDADGEVLGVYRKTHIPDDHYYQEKFYFTPGNTGFKVWDTRYAKIGIGICWDQWFPETARCLALNGAELLFYPTAIGSEPILDTDSCGHWQRTMQGHAAANIVPVIAANRYGLEEVTPSEENGGQSSSLDFYGSSFMTDETGAILERAERQGEAVLVATYELDKGESERLNWGLFRDRRPEMYQRITD
- a CDS encoding TraX family protein, whose protein sequence is MKKWNATQLKYLMAAVMVLDHVPHITGIVSPLWEGIFHAMTRCVGVWFAYMAMEGFIHTRNLKNYLIRLWSWALVMFAGNSLLNTLFAAKGVMVNSNIFLTLAIGVTMLLIGFPRKELDKKEKLWRRIGVAGILIFGSLFTEGGITMLPFLLISYSCRNRKGLRNLLYTLLWAFLLVTSIHTYDTWYQTLEMMLYNSDWLFITVFPFMALYNGQRGKETSWNKYFFYIFYPAHLWIITLIAYLVK
- a CDS encoding saccharopine dehydrogenase family protein — its product is MSRLLVIGCGGVAQVAISKICQDSETFTEIMIASRTKSKCDDLKAKLEGKTSTKIETAALDADKVEEVIALIESYKPEAVLNVALPYQDLTIMDACLATGVHYIDTANYEAENTEDPEWRAIYEKRCKELGFTAYFDYSWQWAYQEKFKEAGLTALLGSGFDPGVTSVFSAYALKHYFDEIHYIDILDCNGGDHGYPFATNFNPEINLREVSAPGSYWEDGKWVEVEAMSIKREYDFPQVGQKDMYLLHHEEIESLAKNIPGVKRIRFFMTFGQSYLTHMKCLENVGLLRTDTINFNGQEIVPIQFLKALLPDPASLGPRTVGKTNIGCIFTGIKDGVEKTIYIYNVCDHQECYAEVGSQAISYTTGVPAMIGTKLVMNGTWKQPGVYNLEELDPDPFMEALNEYGLPWVVVENPQMVD